The Daucus carota subsp. sativus chromosome 7, DH1 v3.0, whole genome shotgun sequence genome window below encodes:
- the LOC108195922 gene encoding dolichyl-diphosphooligosaccharide--protein glycosyltransferase subunit STT3A yields MVSTLRYAFGNVLCFFILLLIGVLAFSIRLFSVIKYESVIHEFDPYFNYRVTQFLTKNGIYDFWNWFDDRTWYPLGRVIGGTVYPGLTLTAGTLWWILNSLNIPLSVETVCVFTAPVFSAFAAWATYFLTKEVKGTGAGLAAAALLAMVPSYISRSVAGSYDNEAVAIFALIFTFYLYVKTLNTGSLFYATLNAIAYFYMVCSWGGYTFIINLIPMHALLCIVTGRYSSRLYIAYCPLVVLGTLLAALVPVVGFNAVLTSEHFASFLVFIIIHVVALAYYIKGILSPKMFKVAVTFVVSVGLVVCCAVVAVLVALVASSPTKGWSGRSLSLLDPTYASKYIPIIASVSEHQPPTWPSYFMDINVLAFLVPAGIVACFLPLSDASSFVILYIVTSVYFSGVMVRLMLVLAPAACIMSGIALSEAFGVFTRSIILQLPGVSESQQISAGDAGSEPSADVIENVLKTDKDDEPVKERPSRKNKRKEKENMERPSKPSIKSRTEKRLLVLPLETSIIALFLLVLLGAFYVIHCVWAAAEAYSAPSIVLTSHTQDGLHVFDDFREAYAWLSHNTDVDDKVASWWDYGYQTTAMANRTVIVDNNTWNNTHIATVGTAMSSPEKAAWEIFNSLDVKYVLVVFGGLVGYPSDDINKFLWMVRIGGGVFPHIKEPDYLRDGQYRIDSEATPTMLNCLMYKLSYYRFVETDGGKAFDRVRRTEIGKKYIKLTHFEEVFTTHHWMVRIYKLKPPRNRIRSKTKKSKSKSSSSANRDRSVKRKKNPWH; encoded by the exons ATGGTATCGACTCTCCGTTACGCGTTTGGCAACGTCTTGTGTTTCTTCATTCTCCTTCTCATCGGCGTTCTCGCTTTCTCCATTCGTCTTTTCTCG GTGATTAAATACGAGAGTGTTATTCATGAGTTCGATCCTTATTTCAATTACAGAGTCACTCAG TTCCTTACAAAGAATGGAATATATGACTTCTGGAACTGGTTTGATGATCGGACCTG GTATCCTCTTGGTCGTGTGATTGGTGGAACTGTTTACCCTGGATTAACATTAACAGCAGGAACTTTATGGTG GATATTAAATTCTTTGAATATTCCATTATCTGTTGAGACTGTTTGTGTTTTCACTGCTCCCGTATTCTCTGCTTTTGCTGCCTGGGCAACCTACTTTCTGACAAAG GAGGTCAAGGGCACAGGTGCAGGACTTGCTGCGGCAGCTCTATTGGCCATG GTTCCATCCTATATATCTCGATCTGTTGCTGGAAGCTATGACAATGAAGCTGTAGCTATATTTGCTCTTATCTTTACTTTCTATCTTTATGTGAAG ACCTTGAATACGGGATCACTTTTCTATGCAACTTTAAATGCAATAGCTTACTTTTACATG GTCTGTTCTTGGGGAGGATACACCTTCATTATTAACCTGATTCCAATGCATGCGCTTCTGTGCATCGTCACCGGTCGATATTCTTCTCGGCTATACATAGCATATTGTCCACTT GTTGTTTTAGGAACATTGCTAGCTGCATTAGTTCCTGTTGTTGGTTTCAATGCTGTCTTGACGTCAGAGCAttttgcttcatttttg GTTTTCATTATTATTCATGTGGTGGCGCTAGCATATTATATCAAAGGAATCCTCTCTCCAAAGATGTTCAAAGTTGCAGTTACTTTTGTTGTATCAGTTGGGCT GGTTGTTTGTTGTGCTGTGGTAGCTGTCCTTGTTGCCCTGGTAGCATCCAGTCCCACGAAAGGATGGAGTGGACGTAGTTTAAGCTTGCTTGATCC AACTTATGCAAGCAAATACATACCGATCATTGCCAGTGTTAGTGAACATCAGCCACCTACTTGGCCTTCTTACTTTATGGACATTAATGTCTTAGCATTCTTGGTTCCAGCTGGCATTGTC GCATGCTTTTTGCCACTCTCTGATGCAAGCTCCTTTGTGATCCTCTATATTGTGACATCAGTGTACTTCTCAGGTGTTATG GTGCGATTAATGCTTGTACTTGCTCCAGCAGCATGTATAATGTCTGGCATAGCTCTTTCTGAAGCTTTCGGTGTTTTTACACGTTCAATTATACTTCAGCTTCCTGGTGTATCAGAGAGTCAACAGATTAGT GCAGGAGATGCCGGTTCTGAACCATCTGCTGATGTCATCGAAAATGTTCTAAAAACCGATAAAGATGATGAGCCAGTAAAGGAACGGCCTTCAAGGAAGAACAAAAGGAAGGAGAAGGAGAATATGGAAAGACCTTCCAAGCCTTCTATCAAGTCAAGAACTGAGAAGAGGCTTTTGGTTTTACCTCTGGAGACATCTATAATTGCTCTTTTTTTACTGGTGTTGCTGGGTGCTTTCTATGTT ATTCACTGTGTCTGGGCAGCAGCAGAAGCGTATTCAGCCCCTTCTATTGTGCTAACATCTCATACACAGGATGGTCTTCACGTTTTTGATGATTTTAGGGAAGCTTATGCATGGCTAAGCCACAACACGGACGTGGATGATAAA GTTGCATCTTGGTGGGATTATGGTTATCAAACTACTGCTATGGCTAATCGAACTGTTATTGTTGATAACAACACCTGGAACAACACGCATATTGCGACAGTTGGGACTGCCATGTCATCTCCTGAAAAGGCAGCTTGGGAAATATTTAACTCTTTGGATGTAAAATATGTTCTTGTTGTCTTTGGAG GTCTTGTTGGCTATCCTAGTGACGATATAAATAAATTCCTGTGGATGGTTCGTATAGGAGGAGGTGTGTTTCCTCACATCAAGGAACCTGACTATCTG agAGATGGCCAGTATCGAATCGACTCCGAGGCAACTCCCACCATGTTAAATTGTCTCATGTACAAATTATCCTATTATAG GTTTGTGGAGACAGATGGTGGTAAAGCGTTTGACAGAGTAAGGCGGACTGAAATTGGGAAGAAGTATATTAAACTAACTCATTTCGAGGAG GTATTCACAACTCATCACTGGATGGTACGTATATACAAACTGAAGCCTCCGAGAAACAGGATTCGGTCCAAGACAAAGAAATCTAAATCG AAATCTAGCTCATCAGCAAACAGAGATAGAAGtgtaaaaaggaagaaaaatccCTGGCATTAA
- the LOC108195530 gene encoding probable pectinesterase 53, producing the protein MSNLRHIFWIIVIVVHNIQYTECHTKGLRSKRRSSGGRKQLTPNMTQTQYSEQQFIKWVNFVGSLKHSVFNTAQNKLFPSFTLTVDRNPATGDFTSIQDAIDSLPFVNLVRVLIKVHAGVYKEKVIIPPLKSYITIEGAGADKTIVEWGDTAQTLGPKGQPLGTYGSATFAVNSLYFIAKNITFKNTTPVPPPGAVGKQAVAFRISADTAAFVGCRFLGAQDTLYDHLGRHYYKDCYVEGSVDFIFGNGLSLFEGCHVHAIAPFTGALTAQGRNSLLEDTGFSFLKCKVTGAGALYLGRAWGPFSRVIFAYTYMDDIIVPKGWYNWGDPTREMTVFYGQYKCSGAGANFAGRVSWSRELTDQEAKPFISLSFIDGSEWIKF; encoded by the exons ATGTCTAATCTGAGACACATTTTCTGGATCATCGTTATTGTTGTTCATAATATACAGTACACAGAATGTCACACCAAGGGACTGAGATCCAAGAGAAGGTCCTCAGGTGGTCGAAAACAATTAACACCAAATATGACACAAACCCAGTACTCAGAACAACAGTTTATCAAGTGGGTGAATTTTGTTGGCAGCCTCAAACACTCTGTTTTCAACACAGCCCAGAACAAGCTCTTCCCTTCCTTCACTCTTACTGTTGATAGAAACCCCGCCACCGGAGATTTCACGTCCATTCAAGATGCTATTGATTCTCTTCCTTTTGTTAACCTTGTCAGAGTCTTGATCAAAGTCCATGCAGGAGTTTACAA ggAGAAGGTTATTATTCCTCCGCTAAAATCATACATAACGATTGAAGGAGCAGGGGCAGATAAAACGATTGTCGAATGGGGAGATACAGCTCAAACACTGGGGCCTAAAGGGCAGCCTCTTGGCACATATGGCTCTGCTACATTTGCTGTCAACTCCCTGTATTTCATTGCTAAGAACATTACATTCAAG AACACTACACCGGTGCCACCACCAGGGGCTGTTGGAAAACAAGCAGTGGCATTTCGGATATCAGCAGATACAGCAGCTTTTGTTGGTTGTAGATTCTTGGGGGCACAGGATACGCTTTATGATCATTTGGGTAGACATTACTATAAGGACTGCTATGTCGAGGGCTCTGTGGATTTCATCTTTGGCAATGGCCTCTCTCTTTTCGAG GGATGTCACGTACACGCGATAGCACCATTTACAGGGGCCTTAACTGCACAAGGAAGAAACAGCCTATTAGAAGACACAGGCTTCTCATTTCTGAAGTGTAAGGTGACCGGGGCAGGAGCCCTGTACCTTGGAAGAGCTTGGGGTCCCTTCTCTAGAGTAATTTTCGCTTACACTTACATGGACGACATTATTGTCCCTAAAGGATGGTATAACTGGGGTGATCCCACTCGAGAAAT GACTGTGTTTTATGGGCAGTACAAGTGCAGTGGAGCAGGTGCTAATTTTGCAGGAAGAGTATCATGGTCCAGAGAACTTACCGATCAAGAAGCCAAGCCTTTTATATCACTTAGCTTCATTGATGGCTCAGAGTggatcaaattttga